From Desulfobacterales bacterium, the proteins below share one genomic window:
- a CDS encoding SCP2 sterol-binding domain-containing protein, translating into MGLFESTEKFEEVLGGFFRELAETPHIADKLLKSNLIIRFKYTDPDLIIVVDCSGDKIDVRPHDTETKATVEMSMTADIAHKFWFGKVNLTKALTRKEMVAKGPIPKILKLLPAIKPTYVMYPKYLDNNGYSEYNIH; encoded by the coding sequence ATGGGTTTATTCGAAAGTACTGAAAAATTTGAAGAGGTCTTGGGCGGTTTTTTCCGGGAATTGGCGGAGACGCCCCATATTGCAGACAAACTGCTTAAATCAAATCTGATCATTCGGTTCAAGTACACGGATCCGGACCTAATTATCGTGGTTGACTGCTCAGGCGATAAAATCGATGTCCGGCCCCATGACACGGAGACCAAGGCAACAGTTGAAATGTCCATGACCGCTGACATTGCTCACAAATTCTGGTTCGGCAAGGTCAACCTCACCAAGGCCCTGACCCGCAAGGAAATGGTTGCCAAGGGGCCGATTCCCAAAATCCTGAAGCTCCTCCCGGCAATCAAACCAACATACGTAATGTATCCCAAGTATCTGGATAACAACGGATACAGCGAATACAACATTCAT
- a CDS encoding acetyl-CoA acetyltransferase, translating to MATGIKDKVAIIGMGCTKFGERWDVGAEELMLEAYEECLADANIEDTEIEAAWFGTCMDEINVGKTAMPLATTLRLPMIPVTRVENYCATGTEAFRGACYAVASGAYDICLALGVEKLKDTGYGGLPAAGSGSGSLLWQWWPNLTAPGSFAQLASAYSAKYKIKDDELKRAMAHVSAKSHANGTLNPKAHLQKAVTEDQVMASPIIAHPLGLFDCCGVSDGSACAIVTTPEMAKKMGKKDFITVKALQLALSSGEELGYDEWDGDHFMTTSKCSTKAYEEAGVTNPREEISMMELHDCFSITELVTYEDMHISERGKAVYDIMDGFYDLDGQVPCQVDGGLKCFGHPIGASGLRMLYEMYLQLHGRADKRQLENPRLGLTHNLGGFPFQNICSISIIGKHEG from the coding sequence ATGGCTACAGGAATAAAAGATAAAGTCGCCATCATCGGCATGGGATGCACCAAATTTGGTGAACGCTGGGATGTGGGCGCTGAAGAACTCATGCTGGAAGCCTATGAGGAGTGCCTGGCAGACGCCAATATTGAGGATACCGAGATTGAAGCCGCATGGTTCGGCACCTGCATGGATGAAATCAATGTGGGTAAAACCGCCATGCCGCTGGCCACCACCCTGCGCCTGCCCATGATTCCGGTCACCCGGGTGGAAAACTACTGCGCCACCGGCACGGAAGCATTTCGCGGGGCCTGCTACGCCGTTGCTTCCGGCGCGTATGACATCTGCCTGGCCCTTGGTGTTGAAAAATTAAAAGATACCGGCTATGGGGGGCTTCCGGCAGCCGGCTCCGGCTCGGGCTCCCTGCTCTGGCAGTGGTGGCCCAATCTGACCGCCCCCGGCTCTTTTGCCCAGCTTGCCAGCGCATATTCGGCAAAGTATAAAATCAAGGATGATGAACTGAAACGGGCCATGGCCCATGTTTCCGCAAAAAGCCATGCCAACGGGACATTGAACCCCAAGGCCCATCTGCAGAAAGCCGTCACCGAAGACCAGGTAATGGCATCTCCCATTATCGCTCATCCGCTGGGGCTCTTTGACTGCTGCGGGGTCAGTGACGGCTCGGCCTGCGCCATCGTCACGACGCCGGAAATGGCTAAGAAAATGGGAAAAAAGGATTTTATCACCGTCAAGGCCCTGCAGCTGGCACTTAGCAGCGGCGAGGAGCTGGGCTATGATGAATGGGACGGGGATCACTTCATGACCACCTCAAAATGCAGCACCAAGGCCTATGAAGAGGCAGGCGTGACCAACCCCCGGGAAGAGATCAGCATGATGGAACTCCATGACTGCTTCTCCATAACAGAACTGGTCACCTACGAGGACATGCATATCTCCGAACGGGGCAAAGCGGTCTATGATATCATGGACGGGTTTTATGATCTGGACGGCCAGGTCCCCTGCCAGGTCGACGGCGGACTCAAATGCTTCGGCCACCCCATTGGCGCATCCGGCCTTCGGATGCTCTATGAAATGTATCTGCAGCTCCATGGCCGGGCGGATAAGCGCCAGCTTGAAAATCCGAGGCTTGGGCTTACCCATAACCTGGGCGGGTTTCCGTTCCAGAATATCTGCAGCATATCAATTATCGGCAAACACGAGGGATAG
- a CDS encoding iron-containing alcohol dehydrogenase, whose translation MLPEFFAFYSPTKVVYEPGIISDLKPELDIIGIKKYFVVSDHILNDIGLVQKLADGLAEAGCEMVGTFLDVKQDARLSDVNTCTEAVKASGAEGIISIGGGSVIDTAKAVNIIFSEGGDLVEDYSGGHLLTRPLKPHIVVPTTAGTGSEVTMVAVIYDEENKEKLVFADKFLQPNLAVLDPEVTFSLPPKLTASTGMDALTHSIEAYVGIEASPFSDAFAAGAIELIMKYLVAATEDGEDAEARGAMLIAAAMAGIAFTHSMVGCVHGMAHVTGALFRVPHGEANAIYLPYGMEYNFEEITEKLARLAPVMGETVSGLPEEEAAQKAIEAVRKLTGKLHELGTLPIKLSEVGVPEDGLADIAEGTVNDGTSFYNPREVEPEELLPYIQRAF comes from the coding sequence ATGTTACCTGAATTCTTTGCATTCTACAGTCCCACCAAGGTTGTGTATGAACCTGGTATCATTTCTGATTTAAAACCTGAGCTTGATATTATCGGCATCAAAAAATACTTTGTTGTCTCCGATCATATCCTCAATGACATTGGCCTGGTTCAGAAGCTGGCTGACGGACTTGCGGAAGCCGGCTGTGAAATGGTGGGCACCTTCCTCGATGTCAAGCAGGATGCCCGGTTAAGTGATGTAAATACATGTACGGAAGCGGTTAAAGCTTCCGGTGCCGAAGGCATCATCTCCATTGGCGGCGGCAGTGTCATTGATACAGCCAAGGCGGTCAATATCATCTTCTCCGAGGGCGGTGATCTGGTCGAGGATTATTCCGGCGGGCATCTCCTGACCCGGCCGTTAAAGCCGCATATCGTTGTCCCCACAACTGCCGGCACCGGCAGCGAAGTCACAATGGTGGCGGTTATCTATGACGAGGAGAATAAGGAAAAACTCGTTTTTGCAGATAAATTCCTGCAGCCGAATCTGGCTGTACTGGATCCGGAAGTTACCTTTTCATTGCCGCCGAAACTCACGGCTTCCACAGGTATGGATGCCCTGACCCATTCCATTGAAGCCTATGTGGGAATTGAAGCTTCGCCTTTTTCTGACGCCTTTGCTGCAGGGGCCATCGAACTGATCATGAAATACCTTGTAGCCGCTACTGAAGACGGCGAGGACGCAGAAGCCAGGGGCGCCATGTTAATTGCCGCCGCCATGGCCGGCATCGCATTCACCCATTCCATGGTCGGGTGTGTCCACGGCATGGCCCATGTCACCGGCGCCCTCTTCCGGGTACCCCATGGAGAGGCCAACGCGATTTATCTACCGTATGGCATGGAATATAATTTCGAAGAAATTACGGAAAAGCTCGCCCGCCTGGCCCCGGTTATGGGAGAGACCGTCTCCGGCCTGCCTGAGGAAGAGGCTGCCCAAAAAGCCATTGAAGCGGTCCGGAAGCTGACCGGCAAGCTTCACGAGCTGGGCACCCTGCCCATTAAATTGAGCGAAGTCGGGGTCCCCGAAGACGGACTGGCGGATATCGCCGAAGGTACGGTTAATGACGGAACCTCTTTTTACAATCCCCGCGAAGTTGAGCCGGAAGAATTATTGCCCTATATCCAAAGGGCCTTTTAA
- a CDS encoding acyl-CoA dehydrogenase has translation MAQQYIADRRDVDFVLYEQMDAEKLTKTEKYGDLNKKALDMVINEARNFAVKEILPTYAEGDRNGARYENGQVIAPECYRRPLELFREGEWIAMTEDPEIGGQGLPHLIAQAANEYLIGANFAFAAFAVLGHGTGKMIELFGTEQQKEMFLNNLYNGRWGGTMVLTESNAGSDVGNLETTAVKNDDGTYSITGNKIFITNGDQNMTENIIHPVLARIEGAPKGSKGISLFIVPKIWVNEDGSLGEPNDVVPTGIEEKMGLHGSPTTALAFGSKGKCRGLLLGEENKGMRVMFYMMNEARLGVGLQGLNHASGAYLYAVNYARERLQGKDLMQMSDPEAPAVPIITHPDVRRMLIWMKAYVDGMRSFVYYVASLFDREELADSDAERDTAQGLIDLLTPLVKAYCTDVGYDVCVQAIQVYGGYGYTCDYPVEQLTRDAKIASIYEGTNGIQAMDLLGRKLGMKKGQVFMDFLGEIHKTVAEAKSIEALSDMATRVEEAVSRLGEVAMHIGKAAMSEKVKTAFAEAYPFLMVTGDVIMAWMHLWRAVAAAPKLEKLAGSLDDAARLEKAEKNKDAAFYDGQLRTAQYFIHSILPQTLGRMNAVQQSNDAPVQMSEKSFGGM, from the coding sequence ATGGCACAACAGTATATCGCAGACAGGCGGGACGTTGATTTTGTCCTGTATGAACAAATGGATGCGGAAAAATTAACCAAGACCGAAAAATACGGGGATCTGAATAAAAAGGCCCTGGACATGGTGATTAACGAAGCCAGAAACTTTGCGGTAAAAGAAATTCTGCCCACTTATGCCGAGGGCGACCGGAACGGGGCCAGATATGAAAACGGCCAGGTGATCGCCCCGGAGTGCTATCGCCGGCCGCTGGAACTTTTCCGTGAGGGTGAGTGGATCGCCATGACCGAAGATCCCGAAATCGGCGGCCAGGGCCTGCCGCATCTGATTGCCCAGGCGGCCAATGAATACCTGATCGGGGCCAATTTCGCGTTTGCCGCCTTTGCGGTGCTGGGCCACGGCACCGGCAAAATGATCGAGCTTTTCGGCACTGAGCAGCAGAAAGAAATGTTTCTCAATAATCTGTATAACGGCAGATGGGGCGGCACCATGGTGCTGACCGAGTCCAATGCCGGATCCGATGTCGGGAACCTTGAAACCACGGCGGTGAAAAATGATGACGGCACCTATTCCATCACCGGCAACAAAATCTTTATCACCAACGGCGACCAGAATATGACCGAAAACATCATCCATCCCGTGCTCGCCCGGATTGAGGGGGCCCCCAAGGGCAGCAAGGGGATCTCGCTGTTTATCGTGCCCAAGATCTGGGTCAATGAAGACGGGAGTCTGGGCGAACCCAATGACGTGGTGCCCACCGGGATCGAGGAAAAAATGGGCCTTCACGGCAGTCCCACCACAGCGCTGGCCTTCGGCAGCAAGGGCAAATGCCGGGGTCTTTTGCTGGGCGAAGAAAACAAGGGCATGCGGGTGATGTTCTACATGATGAATGAGGCCCGGCTCGGGGTCGGCCTCCAGGGGCTGAACCACGCCTCAGGCGCCTATCTCTATGCCGTCAATTATGCCCGGGAAAGACTCCAGGGCAAAGATCTCATGCAGATGTCCGATCCGGAGGCCCCGGCTGTGCCCATTATCACCCATCCGGACGTTCGGCGCATGCTTATCTGGATGAAAGCTTACGTGGACGGCATGCGGAGTTTCGTCTATTATGTGGCCTCGCTGTTCGACCGGGAAGAACTGGCGGATTCGGATGCGGAAAGGGATACGGCCCAGGGGCTGATCGATCTTTTGACCCCGCTGGTCAAAGCTTACTGCACGGATGTGGGCTATGATGTCTGCGTTCAGGCTATCCAGGTTTACGGCGGGTACGGATACACCTGCGATTATCCGGTTGAGCAGCTGACCCGGGATGCCAAAATCGCCTCCATCTATGAGGGCACCAACGGCATCCAGGCCATGGATCTGCTCGGCCGAAAACTCGGCATGAAGAAAGGCCAGGTGTTTATGGATTTTCTGGGCGAAATCCATAAAACCGTTGCCGAGGCCAAATCCATTGAGGCGCTCTCGGATATGGCAACCCGGGTAGAGGAGGCGGTCAGCCGGCTCGGCGAGGTGGCCATGCACATCGGGAAAGCCGCCATGTCGGAAAAGGTAAAAACCGCGTTTGCCGAGGCCTATCCGTTTCTCATGGTCACCGGCGACGTGATTATGGCATGGATGCATCTGTGGCGGGCGGTTGCGGCTGCCCCCAAACTTGAAAAACTTGCCGGCAGCTTAGATGATGCGGCCCGGCTTGAAAAAGCGGAGAAGAACAAGGACGCCGCCTTCTACGACGGCCAGCTGAGAACCGCCCAGTACTTTATCCACTCCATCCTGCCGCAGACCCTTGGCCGGATGAATGCGGTGCAGCAAAGCAATGATGCGCCGGTTCAGATGAGTGAAAAATCATTCGGCGGCATGTAA
- a CDS encoding CaiB/BaiF CoA-transferase family protein, with product MSPQGALSGITVLDLSRLLPGPYCSMVLADHGARVIAIEDKRFAAEALGSAAVYRNKTHMTLNLKSEQGRRIFFHMAQSADVVLEGFRPGVTKRLGVDYEAVSAVNPKIIYCSITGYGQTGPYAGIVGHDVNYLSAAGVLDLIGEKDRPPSIPGIQIADIAGGGMNGVIGILLALYARNTTGKGQYIDISMTDGSLSLLSLAVHLKELTGLPLKRSDSLLSHRYACYNTYETADHRYLSIGAVENRFWQQLCDFFKVPEYGPLQYDEKRREEIKGYMRDQFKSKTLAEWERALDGLEICWAPVRTPDEALASDLFAARDMVTDLLYPDGKTRRALGVPVKMSHTPGAIQSPPPGFGQDTAAVLKEFGYSDTEIDEFYQQDVL from the coding sequence ATGAGCCCGCAGGGTGCGTTGTCAGGTATTACTGTGCTCGATTTGTCCCGGCTGCTTCCCGGCCCTTATTGCTCAATGGTGCTCGCGGATCACGGCGCAAGAGTCATTGCCATTGAGGATAAACGGTTTGCCGCCGAAGCCCTCGGAAGTGCGGCCGTCTACCGGAATAAAACCCACATGACGCTCAATTTAAAATCCGAACAGGGCCGGCGCATATTCTTTCATATGGCGCAATCCGCGGATGTGGTGCTGGAAGGGTTTCGGCCAGGGGTGACCAAGCGGCTTGGCGTTGATTACGAGGCGGTTTCCGCGGTGAACCCGAAAATCATTTACTGCTCCATTACCGGTTACGGACAGACCGGACCCTATGCCGGCATTGTCGGCCATGATGTCAATTATTTGAGCGCCGCCGGGGTTCTTGATCTAATCGGGGAAAAGGACCGGCCGCCCAGCATTCCCGGCATTCAGATTGCCGATATCGCCGGCGGGGGGATGAACGGCGTGATCGGGATTTTATTGGCGCTTTATGCCAGAAATACCACCGGCAAGGGGCAGTATATCGATATTTCCATGACAGACGGCTCGTTGAGTCTGCTGTCCCTGGCGGTCCACTTGAAAGAATTGACCGGACTGCCGCTTAAACGATCGGATTCTTTGCTTTCCCATCGGTATGCCTGTTACAATACTTATGAAACTGCGGATCATCGGTATCTGTCCATAGGGGCGGTGGAAAACCGATTCTGGCAGCAGTTATGCGATTTTTTCAAGGTCCCGGAATACGGCCCGCTCCAGTATGACGAGAAAAGACGTGAGGAAATCAAAGGGTATATGCGGGATCAGTTCAAATCAAAAACACTGGCGGAATGGGAAAGGGCGCTGGATGGGCTGGAAATCTGCTGGGCGCCGGTCCGCACGCCGGATGAAGCCCTGGCATCGGATCTGTTTGCAGCCCGCGATATGGTAACCGATCTTCTGTATCCGGACGGAAAGACGCGCAGGGCCCTGGGCGTGCCCGTTAAGATGAGCCACACGCCCGGCGCCATACAAAGCCCGCCGCCCGGTTTTGGCCAGGATACAGCAGCGGTGTTAAAAGAATTCGGCTACTCTGATACGGAAATTGATGAATTCTACCAGCAGGATGTGTTATAA
- a CDS encoding SDR family NAD(P)-dependent oxidoreductase yields the protein MALNLDAIGKKIGPVTKDYTWRDVVLYALGVGAGFNELEYVYERDLKVIPSFAVAAIFEFLSHIGSNANIDLSGILHGEQDLIIHNPIPTEGTLTTEGTITHIYDNGKDKGAVVVGESETYHSNGKKLFTAIITLVGRKDGGFGGEPAPKSEVKFPDRAPDFEVEGRPSPDQPLLYRLSGDVFQLHVDPEFAKMAGFEQPIMHGLCTHGFACRALINSLTPGEPEKLRRMKCRFSRPLYPGDPIKTRIWKTEDNQAVWQTVNSRTDEVIITNGVFEYGEVPKDEIRFDDQVAVITGAGGGLGRVYALELARRGAKVVVNDFGGSRDGTGGAATPADEVVNEIKADGGQAVANYDNVATPDGGENIIKTALDAFGTVDILINNAGILRDKSFVKMEPENWQTVVDVHLNGAYHVTRPAVKVMREKGYGRIIMTTSAAGLYGNFGQSNYSAAKMGLVGLMNTLKLEGKKYNIRVNTVAPLAASRLTEDVLPQDLLDKVKPEFVAPIVVYLASGRCKETGFIYNAGVNSFNRAAVVTGPGTTLGDGENPPTIEAVMDQFNAIDSLKGGKEYSELNEQVGDVINAFSKPSQQTGDSSGKMTSVPAVFDAMAQAFDPDAAKGADVIFQYHISGDDSGDWYCVIKDQQCTIESGVHEKPTCTLKMKDSDFLDMINGTLPAMQAYTSGKLKIEGDIMKSQLIEKLFKM from the coding sequence ATGGCGCTAAACCTGGATGCCATCGGCAAAAAGATCGGGCCGGTTACCAAGGATTATACCTGGAGGGATGTTGTCCTCTATGCCCTTGGGGTCGGCGCCGGTTTTAATGAACTGGAGTATGTGTACGAAAGGGACCTGAAGGTTATCCCAAGCTTTGCAGTGGCGGCGATTTTTGAGTTTCTCTCCCACATCGGCTCAAATGCCAACATCGATCTTTCAGGCATACTTCACGGCGAGCAGGATCTGATTATCCACAACCCCATTCCCACCGAAGGGACCCTAACCACCGAAGGCACCATCACCCATATCTACGACAATGGTAAGGACAAGGGGGCGGTGGTTGTCGGTGAAAGCGAGACATACCATTCCAACGGGAAAAAGCTCTTTACCGCCATTATTACCCTTGTGGGGCGCAAAGACGGCGGCTTCGGGGGGGAGCCGGCCCCCAAATCAGAGGTAAAATTCCCGGATCGGGCGCCGGACTTTGAAGTAGAGGGCCGTCCGTCACCGGATCAGCCCCTGCTCTACCGGCTGTCCGGAGATGTGTTTCAGCTGCACGTGGATCCGGAATTTGCAAAAATGGCTGGTTTTGAGCAGCCGATTATGCACGGTCTCTGCACCCATGGGTTTGCCTGCCGGGCGTTAATTAACAGTTTGACCCCTGGCGAGCCGGAAAAACTTCGACGCATGAAATGCCGTTTTTCAAGACCCCTCTATCCTGGTGATCCCATTAAAACCCGGATCTGGAAAACCGAAGATAACCAGGCGGTGTGGCAGACTGTCAATAGCCGAACGGACGAGGTGATCATTACCAACGGGGTTTTTGAATATGGTGAAGTTCCCAAGGACGAAATCCGATTTGATGACCAGGTGGCGGTGATCACCGGGGCAGGCGGCGGACTGGGCCGGGTATATGCACTGGAACTGGCCCGGCGGGGGGCCAAAGTCGTGGTCAACGATTTTGGCGGAAGCCGGGACGGCACCGGCGGGGCCGCAACACCCGCAGACGAGGTGGTAAACGAAATCAAGGCAGATGGCGGCCAGGCAGTGGCCAATTACGATAACGTGGCCACCCCGGACGGCGGGGAAAATATCATCAAAACCGCCCTGGATGCATTCGGCACCGTGGACATTCTGATCAATAATGCGGGTATCCTGAGAGATAAGAGCTTTGTCAAGATGGAGCCGGAAAACTGGCAGACCGTTGTGGATGTGCACCTAAACGGCGCCTATCACGTAACCCGCCCGGCAGTTAAAGTTATGCGGGAAAAGGGCTACGGCCGGATTATTATGACTACCTCTGCGGCCGGGCTGTATGGCAATTTCGGCCAATCCAACTACAGCGCCGCCAAAATGGGCCTGGTCGGGCTGATGAACACCCTCAAACTGGAGGGAAAAAAATACAATATCCGGGTCAACACCGTGGCGCCCCTGGCCGCCTCAAGGCTAACCGAAGATGTGCTGCCCCAGGATCTGCTGGATAAGGTCAAACCCGAATTCGTGGCCCCGATTGTGGTCTATCTCGCCTCCGGCCGCTGCAAGGAGACCGGCTTTATCTATAATGCCGGCGTGAACAGCTTTAACCGGGCCGCGGTGGTGACCGGCCCCGGGACAACCCTTGGCGACGGCGAGAATCCGCCCACCATTGAAGCTGTTATGGATCAATTTAACGCCATTGACAGTTTAAAAGGCGGCAAAGAATATTCAGAACTCAACGAACAGGTAGGCGACGTGATCAACGCATTTTCCAAGCCTTCGCAGCAAACCGGCGACAGCAGCGGAAAAATGACGTCGGTGCCGGCGGTCTTTGATGCCATGGCCCAGGCCTTTGATCCGGATGCCGCAAAAGGCGCGGACGTCATATTCCAATACCACATTTCCGGCGATGACAGCGGCGACTGGTATTGCGTGATCAAGGACCAGCAGTGCACCATTGAATCCGGGGTCCATGAAAAACCGACCTGCACGCTTAAAATGAAGGATTCGGATTTTCTGGATATGATCAACGGGACCCTGCCGGCCATGCAGGCATATACCTCCGGAAAATTAAAAATCGAAGGCGATATCATGAAATCTCAGTTGATCGAAAAACTGTTTAAGATGTAA
- a CDS encoding SDR family NAD(P)-dependent oxidoreductase has translation MIGITDYGAYIPRLRLNRMAIYENMGWFAPAIVMVAQGERSMCNWDEDAITMAVTASKECLTQHKKENLDGLMLASTTFPFADRQNAGILSTALNLRADIMTADFTSSQKAGTNALLAAIESVKSGERDSLLVSATDKRETKPAYFHEMWFGDGAAAFLIGNTDVIAEFKGSYSVSYDFIDHYRGALKRYDYNWEERWVRDEGYSKIIPEGVNGLLAKLNITMDDVDKLVYPCFFKAEHKKIAKKLGAAPEKVMDNLHEVCGDTGCAHPMLMMTAALDDAKPGDRILMASFGQGCSAFYFVVTENILNLKPRDKFKKTLENKETIDKYAKFLEFRDIIQPDMGIRAEAPTQTALTTLWRRRKMILGLVGGKCTKCQTPQFPKTDVCVNPHCRARHTQEDYEFANIPAKIKTFTGDLLAVSVDPPHTYGMIQFEGGGRFMADFTDCKLDELKVGLPVYMMFRKRTEDKNRGFVNYFWKAAPVPGAAEEMKKVRFDGQVAVITGAGGGLGRIYALELAKRGASVVVNDLGSARDGSGEGSATPAQQVVNEIKEFGGQAVANYDNVAKPEGGENIIKTAVDAFGRVDIVINNAGILRDKSFVKMEPEHWQAVQAVHLNGAYNVTRPAVKVMREQKYGRIIMTTSGAGLYGNFGQSNYSSAKMALIGLMNTLRIEGQKYNINVNTIAPLAGSRLTEDIMPPDIFEKMKPEFVSPIVLYLSSEACNQSGKIFNAGMGYYNRAAILTSPGVQLGDAENPPTPEQVSENIDKINDLDGAQIYEDANAALFGLVSPPQPKKVAGGGEEAGGSGMRVKDVFDKMPDAFNPDAAKGVDVVFQYSISGTDGGDWTVTVKDGTCEVAPGKAEKPTCTLKMADGDFVDMISGRLDPMKAFTSGKLKIDGDVMKSQLIGKLFSF, from the coding sequence ATGATTGGGATTACTGATTACGGTGCATATATTCCCCGCCTGCGGTTAAACCGCATGGCGATCTATGAAAACATGGGATGGTTTGCCCCGGCCATTGTCATGGTGGCCCAGGGGGAGCGGTCCATGTGCAACTGGGATGAAGACGCCATCACCATGGCGGTTACGGCTTCCAAAGAGTGCCTGACACAGCATAAAAAAGAAAACTTGGATGGCCTCATGCTGGCCTCCACCACCTTCCCATTTGCCGACCGGCAGAATGCAGGCATTTTGTCCACGGCACTTAATCTGCGGGCGGACATCATGACCGCAGATTTCACCTCTTCTCAGAAAGCGGGCACCAACGCCCTGCTCGCAGCCATTGAATCCGTCAAAAGCGGAGAGCGTGACAGTTTATTGGTGTCAGCCACGGATAAACGCGAAACCAAGCCCGCCTATTTCCATGAGATGTGGTTCGGCGACGGCGCAGCCGCGTTTTTAATCGGAAATACGGATGTAATTGCCGAATTCAAGGGCTCCTATTCGGTCTCCTATGATTTTATTGATCACTACCGGGGCGCACTCAAGCGCTACGACTACAACTGGGAGGAGCGCTGGGTACGTGACGAGGGCTATTCCAAAATCATTCCTGAAGGTGTCAACGGCCTGCTTGCCAAGCTGAATATCACCATGGATGATGTGGACAAGCTGGTCTATCCCTGCTTTTTCAAGGCAGAGCATAAAAAAATCGCCAAAAAACTGGGGGCGGCCCCGGAAAAAGTGATGGATAACCTGCACGAGGTCTGCGGGGATACCGGATGCGCCCACCCCATGCTGATGATGACCGCGGCCCTGGATGATGCCAAGCCGGGCGACCGGATTCTGATGGCGAGCTTCGGCCAGGGCTGCAGCGCCTTCTATTTTGTTGTCACAGAGAACATCCTGAACCTTAAGCCGCGGGATAAGTTTAAGAAGACCCTGGAAAACAAGGAAACCATCGATAAATACGCAAAATTCCTTGAATTCAGAGATATTATTCAGCCGGATATGGGCATTCGCGCCGAAGCCCCCACCCAGACCGCACTCACCACCCTATGGCGAAGGCGAAAAATGATTCTGGGCCTGGTTGGCGGTAAATGCACCAAGTGTCAGACGCCTCAGTTTCCCAAGACCGATGTCTGCGTCAATCCCCACTGCCGTGCCCGGCATACCCAGGAGGATTATGAGTTTGCCAATATCCCGGCTAAAATCAAAACCTTTACCGGCGACCTCCTGGCCGTTTCCGTGGATCCGCCGCACACTTACGGGATGATCCAGTTTGAGGGCGGCGGCCGGTTTATGGCCGACTTCACGGACTGCAAGCTGGACGAGCTGAAAGTGGGCCTGCCGGTTTACATGATGTTTCGTAAACGCACGGAGGACAAAAACCGCGGATTCGTCAACTACTTCTGGAAGGCAGCGCCTGTTCCCGGGGCAGCCGAAGAGATGAAGAAAGTCCGCTTTGACGGCCAGGTAGCGGTAATCACCGGTGCCGGCGGCGGACTGGGCCGGATATACGCCCTGGAACTGGCCAAACGCGGGGCCAGCGTGGTGGTAAACGACCTGGGCAGCGCCCGCGACGGCTCCGGCGAGGGATCAGCCACCCCTGCGCAGCAGGTGGTAAATGAAATCAAGGAATTCGGCGGCCAGGCAGTGGCCAATTATGACAATGTGGCCAAGCCGGAAGGCGGGGAAAACATTATCAAGACCGCAGTGGACGCCTTCGGCCGCGTGGATATCGTTATAAACAACGCCGGTATTTTAAGGGATAAAAGCTTTGTCAAGATGGAGCCGGAACATTGGCAGGCCGTACAGGCGGTGCATCTAAACGGCGCCTACAACGTTACCCGCCCGGCAGTTAAGGTAATGCGGGAGCAGAAATACGGCCGGATCATCATGACTACCTCCGGGGCCGGACTTTACGGTAATTTCGGCCAGAGCAATTACTCATCCGCCAAGATGGCGCTTATCGGCCTGATGAACACGCTTCGCATCGAGGGGCAGAAATACAACATCAATGTGAATACCATTGCCCCGCTTGCCGGTTCCCGGTTAACCGAAGATATCATGCCCCCGGATATTTTTGAAAAAATGAAGCCGGAATTTGTCTCCCCGATAGTGCTCTACCTCTCAAGCGAAGCCTGCAATCAAAGCGGCAAGATATTTAATGCCGGCATGGGCTATTACAACCGGGCCGCCATACTGACCAGCCCGGGGGTTCAGCTGGGGGATGCGGAAAACCCGCCTACACCCGAGCAGGTCAGCGAAAACATCGATAAAATAAATGACCTGGACGGCGCCCAGATCTATGAAGACGCCAATGCGGCCCTTTTTGGGCTGGTCTCGCCCCCGCAGCCCAAAAAGGTAGCCGGCGGCGGGGAGGAAGCCGGCGGCAGCGGCATGCGCGTAAAGGACGTGTTTGATAAAATGCCGGATGCATTCAATCCGGATGCCGCCAAAGGCGTGGACGTGGTCTTCCAGTATTCAATCTCCGGTACTGACGGCGGCGACTGGACCGTAACGGTCAAAGACGGCACCTGCGAGGTGGCGCCCGGCAAGGCGGAGAAGCCCACCTGCACGCTGAAAATGGCGGACGGGGATTTTGTGGATATGATCTCCGGGAGGCTCGATCCCATGAAGGCGTTTACGTCCGGGAAGTTAAAAATTGACGGGGATGTGATGAAATCCCAGTTGATCGGCAAACTGTTTTCATTTTAA